TTAGGtctgtgcatgtgggtgcagTGACCTTGAAAGTCAAAAGAGGGTGATGATGGATCCCTTGACGTTACTGTGAGCCCCCTGACAAGGGTTCTGAGGCTAGAACCCTGGGAGCcctcagaagagcagcaagtactctttaCCTCGTGCCATCTTTCCTACGCTCATCCTATACACTATTTTGTCTAAACTACAGAGAGACTTGTATGCAAATCATTATATTATCAGTGTGTTATCAACACAAGGAGTACTGGGTTAAATCAATACATAATATGTTAtactattataattatataactatatttaatattaatatatttaatataatgtttatattatgttataatatattgtatttaatatttaatatcaatatatttaatattatataattataatatataacatatatattatgttatcCAGCAAATTATTTCCATAAAATATGAACCACTGCCTATATAAAAATCCAATGCAGGTGTTATAGTTCAAGTATAACTTTCTAGGAGACAAATAAAGGCCCACATGTAATTAATGCAAGTCTACCCAATAATAACACTTAAAAGAACATGTCCTTGTAACTCTATAGACAATCCCGTTACTCTTGAGGTAATGTGTTACCAGGGCTTGGATAGAAAACACCTCTACAAAAAGAATGAGTTCTAGGGTTGGTGAAACATTAAGACACTAGCTACTAGGAAGTCTCTCTGATTTTAAACAAATGTCTATAAGCAAAGGTATATagaataattttagaatattagAAACACAAAATGGATTTATATAGTAAGAAATGTTCatattcccagcatttgggggatAAATACAGAAGGACCAGATATTTAAGACCAATCTTAACTAAATAGCAGTTTAAGGCAAACTAGCACATCATAAACCCTttatcaacaagaaaaaaaaagaatcacaaaataAATTCTTGTCAGTAAAAGCCCTTACTGTGACATCTGTCTCTAGTCACTAGTCCACTGACATTATATTGCCTCAGCATAAACTGTTGTtgcatattaaataataattaagcaGAAATGACAGGCTGAAGAAAGCTATTTTTCATGTCTCATACTAGTATGTGAGGcacaaaatcaaaaagaaaacaaagaaacttaaaataaaaatatcattaaaaaaacacacaactcATTTTAAATCATGTATTTTGGCGACATCATGTGGCAGAACTATTAATTGCTGTTGACATCCACCATGTGTTGTAATCTACTTGAATATTTAATATGAGGGAAATTTTTAAACTATTATATCAGTTAAATGgcaaaattagaaaatcaatGATCAATACAAAGATAGCTATTGTTGAAAATAAGTATATTAAAGCAAGAATTTTAGGAATATGTTAGGCAGATGTTAGAGGCACAGGCCTTTTGTGCACACCCATAATAAGCACTAGGGGAAACAGGAATGTTACCTGCGATTTGCCCAGAAGGCAGCCAGTGGACATGGTTTACAGCTGGGTGACATTTGTACTGTCTGTGTGGTCAGCATCCTCACCCAGAAGAACCTATCTTTTTGAAAGGTGTTGCATGTAAAAGATGACACACACATTTCACAAAGAGTTTCAATTATGTGCATATTAGGCATATTATTGCAGCGACCTTGAAAGTCAGAATAAAGTCTTAAACTTTACTGTGCATATAGGACTGAATTCATTATCAGCAGGGAATTTTTCACCTAAAATTAAATACTCTGGGTCAGACTCCTGAAGTTTTAGCCAATCCAGGCTACTTAGACATTCGGAACAATTCTGAATGGTTATTCTGATGGCCAAGGTggctgcagacacacacacacagacaaacacacagacatgcacacactgtaCAAAGATACTAAGAAATTATACCATAAGATATTAAGCTAACTTAATTTATaagcaaaataacagaaaaacactTTAAGCAGTTAATAAATATAACTATACAACGAATATAGCCTTGATATACTTTAACACTAGCTTTCTAATATTGTTACAAAAAATGTTTCTGAACTTCTACATCATTGTTTATAATCTTGGTCTAACTATAATTTacaggaagctgggcagtggtggtacacacttttcatctaagcatttgggaggcagaggtaggtagatctttgtgagttcaacactagtctggtctacagagaaggCCTTTCTCAGATAGATATGATGCATGCATGGACTTAGGGATGGATggtcaaacagacagacagacaggtgggcGGGCAGGTAGGTGGCCAGGCAGGTTGGTGGAAACTTCCGAGAAGTAAGTAACCGAAAAGCTGCCCCTTCACACATGAGCTGAATGACTCACTCACTTTCACACTGTTATATGAACTATGAAAAAATATATGAATCACAgcatacaggaggcagaggcaggagatttctGTAAGTCTGAAGCAAGCCTGGACAACACAGtctgttccaggtcagccagagttaCCCAGTCACACATAAGCTTTGAATTGGGTTAGCTCTTACGGAAACAAAGCTCCTGATTTCAAATGTTCAGAACGCAAACATGTGTGTTGGCAGATACACGTATGCTGAGGTGCTATCTTGCTGCACAGATATTTGAACATGCCCTTTAATAACCAACTATAAATTTGTGAGATAAAAAGAATCCTTAGAAGCCCATGTATGGTAggacactcctttaatcccaggactcaggagggagaggcagaagtatctcttgtgagtttaagaccagcctggtctacatatcaagttttaGGCTAACAAGAGCTACAGAATCTCAAAAAATTCTGAGAGCCCACCAAATAACCCTGACATTTTGAAGTCTAAATGCCAAACCACTCCTACAACATCTCTATTCAGTGCTGATGCTGAATGAAACTGCAGGAGTTTGTGCTTTGGTTTTAGTCCTCCATTAAGCTGCTTCATTCATATTAACTGCAGAGTATTTGTGGCCCACTAATTAAAACAAGTGCTAGCAAGGTAAAAATGATAATGATTAAGGTCCCTCAAAAAACTAGTCCCTCTTTAAGGGCCAAAGACACATAGTTGAGTTAATGAAATTTTGGTCTTATCATTTGGTCATGTGACAGTTAATTGTGGATTGTGTAAAATGTTAGAACTAATGGCTGCTTCTCATTTAACAAGgtgaattttaaagcaaattcaactattttattcttttaagtgtCAACTTGAGATAGTATGAAAGATCTCTACTTAAATCTAGAAGGAATATATTCTGAAAGAATTTTCCTCTATTTACAATTATAGCTTTCATTATATTATAaccatcattttaattttaacttaaatatctattagaattattttaataaaaactaaagtcttctatttcaaaacaaatttattgACAAATTCTCTAAATCTAAAACCCTGTGTATGTCTTATACTTTGCCCATCAATCTGGAAATAATCgctcatgaaaaaaaaagctCCAATTATCTTTCAGGTCCAAACTCGCAATAGTAATACTTTTTCCTCAGCATCTAACTAAAGTTGTGTGACATAGAGAAGTCAACACCTAATGTACCTAATgtgaagacaaaaaataaaatatttaccaaattCCATTCAACAATTAGAAAAAATCGTAAACCCTGTGTGTCTTTTCAAATCAGATACAAGACATACCAACTGCAGATTAAATAGAAAAAAGCAGTGATATTAAAACCATGAACACTGAAACATAAAAGTTTCTACAAATTGGaattatctaaaaaaaattacttgCTCAGAGAAAAAGTAAGTATATACTGTAAactgtttgaaaaagaaaaatgaaggagagTTCAAGAAACTGATATTACATCTCTGAATTTCCTCAATTCTTCTTAAAATCTGCCAGAGATCCCCAAAGCAAACCTTCCCAAAGCTACCTCAAGAATCTTTCCGGCAGAGAATCtcaacctgtttttaaaaacaccaaGTGGTCACACAGGAAAACAAATCTGCCGCTGGTATGAGAGCAGCAAACCTTGAAACAAGGAGAGGCGCACCTGGCCTGAAGTGAGCTGTTGGTACACGGCTTGATAAGGTCATTCCTAGCAACATGTatgacacctctctctctcctgcctctcgtTTTCTagcaaaaattaaataatatttaagtgtGAACAGAGTcacatttaaaaagaactgaTAGTCAATTATCTCACAGGTCTCAACTGACCAAACATTAAGTATAGAACCTAGCCACATGCCTGCATTTGACCCATTAAGTTTGCTGACTTCAGGAGACTGAACTAGAAAGAGATCAAGTTTCAAGGCTAGTATGAGCCAATACAGCAAGTTCCTATCTCAGAAACCTACGTACATAAATAggtaagtttaaaaaatatatccttcttattttacatgaaataaaatctaagtatttttaaattttaaaaataagcattgtatttttaataataagtaaatcaatGCTAATCTCACTGGATGACTGAGGTGAGGAAAGTTCTTCTGATATGAGCATAGTAGCAGGCTCTAACTTTGAAGTGAGAATAAAAGGTTCTACTAGCGATTAACCCTCCTCCCAGCCCAATTTGGCCTCTTTCTACCAAAGGTATCTTACTTTCATCAGAAGAGAGACTGCTTTAGTTAGAACAAAACCTCCATCTTTAACTACTACAGTTCTTCCAATCAAGTCTCTTGAAGTGAATAGCAAGGCTTCTAATACTCACTCAGATGTCAACTATCCCTAAAGACCtgcactgattttgtttttgtttcaaaacaaatggtCATTTAAACACATAGCATCTTTTATTCCTATTCAAGCTTTCAAATGAAAAATGGGGACAGCAAGTCCAAGATTATATggaaattttatgtatattaacaGCACATTCTTgaagagatggaaaaataaacaGTTAAAAGATTGTTTATATCACATTCAAGATAGCCAAGGCTCACCTGGCCACTGGGTTTAGCTTGGTGGTAAGTAGATAGCTTAgcaatgtcattttaaaaacccCCAAGACAAAACTGGATAATGATGActgaaaaaaacccaccaaattGATAAGGTTAAAGGAATATCAAaacaaattctaataaaattaatataaccaaaaaaattatctttaaataacTCATCCtatctaaaaaattaaatttctgaagtgctttttaaaaataaagccaaaaaatGGATTAATCTATTAAAAACTCTACCTGAGTCACTCTTAGGAATCAGTAATAACCTCTCAAGCCTCAAGAAAGCAGTCTTGGAAGACTGAGAAGAGTATGAGGCACACTGCACCCACTATCACCTTCTAGAACACATCAGTGCCACCAACCAGCTTCAACTGTGGCATAAAACCCTTCACTTTTTACCTAAGGGAAAGCTGTGCTACTCAGGAAGGCCCAGCCCTGTAAGAACGGCCATTAAGGATTCAACAGTAGTAAAGGAAGGAGCAAGCAAGAACACTGGTACCTAACTTCCACAAGGTACACAACTCTCCTGTCTACACACATTTCCTGACCCTGCTTTCACATGTGCTTTCTGACCAAGGCCTCCAAGATTCCTGATCTACATTTTCCACTCccattctctcctgtcccttgctTGCCTGAACAGTATTGTCAGCAGCCTCCATTTAGACTCTAGTCAAGCACAGTAAGTACTGCTGTACTGAGTCCCCTACTTACACCCTCAGACTCGGTTACTGTGCCCTAGTAAGCTCTAGggtttacaatatattttttgaaagcCTGAAAATTTAACACAGGGCCATTCATCTGGGAAATCTATATCTCAGCCCAATTTTTCAAATAGATACTAATCATATTCTATTAAATCTTCTCcctgaacagaaacaaaaagaaaatgcataaaataCAAACTTCTGTTTTTTAACTAAAAGTTCTGATACAACACtaataaaatccaaaataagTGATTTAAACAATCTACATGCACACTTTAGCAGGTGTCTAATGTGCGGCCTGTGGAATGCATATACACCAGGGTCACTATGAATATAGCCAAACATAAAACTGTGAATGGACTCAACGTTGaactctgttttgaaaatgtttcaCCTCAATTGTGCAGCTCTCAAATGTGAATGTCGTTTATGACAATACTGTGTCAAATGTGAAAGGTTAGACACATCTGCCAGAGCACTGGCTaattctatgtcaacttgacagaagctagactCATTAGGGAAAACGGACTCTCAGCTGAGAAACTGTCCCACCAAACTGGGCTGTGAGCAAGCTCATGGTACATTTTCTTAATCTATGATTGCCGTGAGAGGGCTCGCCtaactgtggatggtgccacccctAGGCTGGCAACcctaggtgctataagaaagcagactgaacaggCCATGTGGACAGAGCCAATAAACAGCATTCCTTCAAGTCCTCTGGCCTTCAGGTTCCTACTTGAGTTCCTATACTGCCTTCCTTTGATGATAGACTGCATTGTGGAAGTGGAagtataaaccctttcctcttcaggttgcttttggtcatgatatttgatCAGAGCAATAGAAGCCATAATTAAGACACACAGCTAATTTTATCACTAAACAAGACAAATTAGGGATACTCTACCTTTTCTCAGATCAATAATAGTGAAATGTAGCCCTAggactaaatttaaaaatcatcccTAGAGGGGAGTTAAAGGTGATTAAAGACCTTCTGACCCCATGACTCCACTGGAAATCTTATCCTTATGTTGCAACTGGATGGGCAAACCCTTGTCCATCTAAAAATGTGCTATAAACATAGTAATAATTAGGACAACACTAAAGGGTTATAACGCCTTTTTCCTTAGAGTATCAAGcaagcatattttatttatatatcctaATTCTCAAGTCATCCCACCAACATGTACGAAAATGCAGttgtttaaaaacatgaaatttgaagaaaattgtCATCAATATCTCTTGATGATGCTTTTTGCCTTTCATGAGTCATAACTACAAATTTCCAGATTGGTGAGCATAAAGGTATGTCTACACATGACCTGCATGAAAACATCTGTGATTTTTATGAATCTCTAACCTTTCCCACCAAAAATTCATTGTGTAGACTTCACCAAAGAATAAGGGCAGAATTAAAAAGTGTCCTTAATTAAAATTTGCAAAATAACAAATTCTGTAACATATATCAGAGTTTTTATTAAATGAGGATTAGccattaagaaataataaaataatgaaagagtCTAAACCTTATAACCAAACTAAACTTTCCTCTAAGTTAGTAATACTTAAAAAGCAATATGTAGAAAAATTATACAGAAGCCAAGTCTCAGACAAATTATGAGttttgaacttgtggtcctcctgctcTGGTCTCAGAGAACTGAGATAAAATTTGAAGACTCACCACTAACGTTCAGAGTTCAAATCAAGGACTGTATATCTACCACAGTATTCTCTAATGGCAACACGCCAAGTACTTCTAAACTTACCCAAATGAAGCAGTGTAAACTGAGCTGCCAGCTCCTTTGCGTCCTCCAGCGTTGTGCAGAGTTTATCTGGCATGAAGTAACTCTGAGATCCATTTGCGATCGCAGGAATAACTATCTTGTACACCAAGAGTACTTTCCCATCCTGACTGGTTGttgaatataaataatattctgGTGGTGcccaattatttttgttgcagtAATAATCCAAATGCATCACTGCAGAATTAAAATGATTGGATTTTAAAGAATACATACTAATTGGGGTCAGCTTTGTTCCAGGAAAGAAAGGGTAAGTACATCTTTCAATCTCAGGGGGGCTGGGACTATGCTGACCATTGAGACGAGTGGGGAGAGTTGGTGGCTTGCCTAGACTTTTGGAGTGACTCTCTTCCTTGTTAGCATATACAAGTAGGTTTTCAGAATTGGGGCTGATCTGGCCATTAAGATGCTGTCGCCAAGTATTCTCCTTATTTACTGGCTTTGCCAGGGTTACCTCAATACTGGCTCCATCAATGCATTTTCCATTCATAACAGACATAGCAGCCACTGCATCTTCTCGGTTGAAAAAGTGAACAAATGCATAATCTCTAAGTTTCTTTACGCGTTCCACTGCACCAGGCTTGAACTTATTGAATTCTGCTTTAATTGTTTCCTCTGTAGTTGAGATCATTAGATTTCTTACATACAGAACTTTAACTCTCTGCATGGTTTCCTCATCAACTTCTTTCTCTGGATCAGCCCAATCTACCTGAATGGTGTGGCCCCAGAGTTGAAATGTTCCtgaaaaagaaatgcatgaaTTAATTTGAAGGTAACTAGAGCAAAGAATGCCAAGTCTAAAGAGCGACATATAATAGTTTGTCCAAGTAAACAGAAACTCAAAAACATTTCAATAAATCTGAATAACCATCTGTGCCTGTCCACAGCAAAGTTTTTATTAAAGCTAACCCAATGACAGAACTTATGATGGACTTTAAGAGTTGGTAAAAGAA
This region of Mus caroli chromosome 3, CAROLI_EIJ_v1.1, whole genome shotgun sequence genomic DNA includes:
- the Rbm46 gene encoding probable RNA-binding protein 46 isoform X3, translating into MTGIATMNEENTDGTNGCSKVRTGTQNEAALLALMEKTGYNMVQENGQRKFGGPPPGWEGPPPPRGCEVFVGKIPRDMYEDELVPVFERAGKIYEFRLMMEFSGENRGYAFVMYTTKEEAQLAIRILNNYEIRPGKFIGVCVSLDNCRLFIGAIPKEKKKEEILDEMKKVTEGVVDVIVYPSATDKTKNRGFAFVEYESHRAAAMARRKLIPGTFQLWGHTIQVDWADPEKEVDEETMQRVKVLYVRNLMISTTEETIKAEFNKFKPGAVERVKKLRDYAFVHFFNREDAVAAMSVMNGKCIDGASIEVTLAKPVNKENTWRQHLNGQISPNSENLLVYANKEESHSKSLGKPPTLPTRLNGQHSPSPPEIERCTYPFFPGTKLTPISMYSLKSNHFNSAVMHLDYYCNKNNWAPPEYYLYSTTSQDGKVLLVYKIVIPAIANGSQSYFMPDKLCTTLEDAKELAAQFTLLHLDREHSLFSLDLCRRIWRK
- the Rbm46 gene encoding probable RNA-binding protein 46 isoform X4 encodes the protein MNEENTDGTNGCSKVRTGTQNEAALLALMEKTGYNMVQENGQRKFGGPPPGWEGPPPPRGCEVFVGKIPRDMYEDELVPVFERAGKIYEFRLMMEFSGENRGYAFVMYTTKEEAQLAIRILNNYEIRPGKFIGVCVSLDNCRLFIGAIPKEKKKEEILDEMKKVTEGVVDVIVYPSATDKTKNRGFAFVEYESHRAAAMARRKLIPGTFQLWGHTIQVDWADPEKEVDEETMQRVKVLYVRNLMISTTEETIKAEFNKFKPGAVERVKKLRDYAFVHFFNREDAVAAMSVMNGKCIDGASIEVTLAKPVNKENTWRQHLNGQISPNSENLLVYANKEESHSKSLGKPPTLPTRLNGQHSPSPPEIERCTYPFFPGTKLTPISMYSLKSNHFNSAVMHLDYYCNKNNWAPPEYYLYSTTSQDGKVLLVYKIVIPAIANGSQSYFMPDKLCTTLEDAKELAAQFTLLHLDREHSLFSLDLCRRIWRK